The Daphnia pulex isolate KAP4 chromosome 6, ASM2113471v1 genome contains the following window.
GCAGAGTGTCCTAGCCATACTGGATGTGATGAAAAACGATTTTCAATCTACTGGGAAATGTAACCTGGCTTTagccaaagagaaagaatatgCTTCACCTTGGAGCTGGGCATTGGCTAAGAATAGTCCTTATTTGGAGTACTTCAATCAAGGGTAAGTCGTTGAACACATTTTAGTTATTGGTTTTCTGTTCAAGTCAATATTTAGATCATTACATCAGGTAGCTATGTAGTATAACAATTACATTAATCTCACGCACTTACTCTCTTACCGTTAGGATTCTTGAGATGCGTGACTTTGGGTTGCTGGACTTTTGGACCAAGTGGTATCAACCTGATGTTCGACAGTGTCTTGAAAAAGCCGATAATATAATGCAATTGAAAAAGTCTTCGAAAAAAGACTCAACACGATTATCTCTTAACAATTTGACAGGGGCATTTGTCATATTAATTGTCGGATATCTGGTCTCTTTCGTCGCATTTCTTGCTGAGAAAATTCTGCGTTGTAGAATGCAATAATCATTGCTATCAGATAGACCTTTAATCTGTTTTAGAAATTCTTTACCGCGCATTATGCTCCTGtagcagaaatattttttgtgattttaGATTTAGTGACGTGGTCTTGATACATCAAATAATTGCCATGCCCTTAGAAAAATGTCGGTTGTCTTGTCGTTGTCTAAATTATAACGAACTATTAGTGTCTTCTATGACAAAAATTATGTAGTTTAATTGTATGCACTTCACCAGTAAACAAATAATCTGGAAATTTCAGGTGTAAAAGAGACACGATAAGTTTCAACCAATACCTGTTTCCATTTCTGGCTTCACAACTGGCACTCCACCATTCCAACTAAAACAACAAGATGTTGTTGATTTGGAacctaataaaaatataagaaaccatatattattattagcagCTTTATAATAAACTAAAGACATTATAGAcacttaattttattatctacaagctaaaaataatcatttagaTGTGTTGcacttgaaataaaacacgAGATAATTTATAAACATTGCATCAAACATGTCAATTTAAACTTCATCTATAAAAACGAATATAATGAAACTTTATAAAACTTAAAACTCTACTCTCAACAAGATAATCTGAAGAGACCAACGCCCTGACATTATATGCCAACGACTTCGTCCACATCCAccataaaaaatcaaagtgaGCATTGCATAGCATACAGCAAAGCAGATCGTTCACGGTATCGGCACGAAATCATGAATTGTTAACTTTTACAACCCGACACTCGCGAAAATGCTCACAACTGCAACTGCTCCAATTATGTGGAAATAGATACCGATAGATTATATATGTAAGATTATTCCAATTCGCAACGTGTTCGACTGGTCGGCTTGGTCGCCATTCGAATTCGAAATCAGCagacaacaatttttcatgACTTCCGGGCACGACGATTTCGCCATCTAGGAATGCTGGAATGGAgcatttgaataaaaagtttACTAAACCGTTAACGGTTTAACGGACACGCTTAAATTATTTCCTGGAATAACTCATCGAGCTAGAGCTACTACTGGACGGTTCAATTGAACTAGGGCTCGCGTTGCAAGCGTTGGCCTTCGGCTAAGTCACAGAGCTATCTTGGAAGAATTCTGGAATTAGGCAGTGATGTGATGTGATAGGGGGTAGGTGCGTCTGCATAGATCCGGCGAAAATTCTATTAGTAGGCGAAAATTCTATTGCACCGTCAGGCTGATAGGGGCGCTCTGACGGCTGGGGTAAACGGCTTGAGCAGAATTGTTCCTCGCCAACGACTGACgggcaaaaattttaaaaatggtaaatatGGTGACTTTGTAAAAATTAATGGTTTAACCTTACATTATAAATGCCATCGATTTTATTCAAAACGTGTTCAAAACAAGACATAAAGAGATCAAAACGCTCTTGTTTTACTCTTTCAAATGCCTGTTGAGCTTTCTTGGTTTTGGCGCGAACCTTTTCAAACTCTGTGTTGGTCCATTGTAGCTTTTCTCCTGCCaagtcaaattttttccaCAGCCTAAAGATGAACATAACAAGAAGTTGATCACggaaaaatgtaagaaaaaacaacgtaCCCGCATATTAGGGGCTTTATTATGCTGAACTGTATGGCTCAACTCGTTCACGCGACGTTCTAGGAGATCACCTTCACGGCGTATTTCATCCGATACAAGAAGATTTTTATACTTGTCAGGTAGATTAGAATAGTCGACAACAATTCtaaataagataaaaaacaaagagaataaAGCGGAAATTACACCCGAATGTTGTGCAGGCAACTTacctttcttctctctcataTATCTCTTGAGAGTTTTGAGGAATGCTAACTGAATCGCTACCACAGGTTGTGACAGACTCGCTATTCATACTTCCGGTAGCATATTACTATCTTGCCCAATGTCTTCCATGTTACCAAGCGACATCGGAATAACGATATCTTCCTTCTATTTGGgcaacacaaataattaaagaaactgaataagatcaattaaaagaaattaaatggttacctttgatttatttaaaatgctgtgcctttcacttttttttttttcaatattcgCTTCTAAACTAGTTatggggctcttcgggatctgttttatttagccgatttatctggcaacgcagcatggcgccagtcttttttgagggaagaacggggagaagagggagaatgggacgaatgggggagaagaggaaacgtgggtccccttttttttcgtacgccctcctccctcccactcgtcccattctccccgttcttccctcaaaaaagactggcgccatgctgcgttgccagataaatcggctaaataaaacagatcccgaagagccccatAGACTTCTGAATGTTCAGCAGGTCTTTTGTTACTGCTCCCATATCTTGTCGAGCCTTgatattaaaaatacaaataatgttgtgacataacattttttaattaacagaCAGAACGGATTATACCAAGGCCATGCCTTCATTCATATTGTCTTCTTACTTTTCCAATATTTGCTTCTAAACTAGTTATAGACTTCTGAATGTTCAGCAGGTCTTTTGTTACTGCTCCCATATCTCGTCAAGCCTTGATattaagaatacaaataatgTTGTgacataacatttttaaattaacagaCAGAACGGATTATACCAAGGCCATGCCTTCATCCATATTGTCTAGGTCGTTCTTTTGACACATTCAcatcgatttcatttcttccacCTTCTTAATTTCTTTACCAATTTCACTcaatcgtttttcttctgcctGTTTGGCTCTTTTTAATTCTCACAGACCTTTCCCACCGTTCCACAATGGCTGCAGAAAATACAGTCGAAATAGAATTTTAAGCcactaaaaattattattaaatcaataccttgtgtgttgttgttttccagtAAACTGTCCAGGTCTTTCCTGCTACTAGCATACCATTGAACTCCTTCCTCCTCAATGGGGTTTCAGCCATGCAAAGGAGGTTGAAAACTAGTCACAATAACAATGGTGTAAACAATAGGGCTTTCGAGGAAGTTCACAATTCGAGAATCCTTTCGATTCATGGTCTCTAGAgcaaatttcgtaaaattagAATGAAAACTGCTTTATTATTACCAACTTACAACATGAACACAACGCAGAGACAGTTACAATAATAACATAACAGTAACACCCCGAAGTCACAGTCGCAGTGTAGTGGTATACCACGTAATTCCATTTTCAGGTTTCGGCGAAGACTGAGAAGTCTGGGACCGTGGGTTGAAAATCGCGTTGCAGGGAGTATAGGCTTCACTGAATTTCCGATTTTATATCGATCGGTAAATCGAGACGGGAGCCAATAGCAAGGCCAGATTTCGGTCACGTGGGGgtagtttttctctctaagcTCCgccttttcccatttccttCCAGGGAGACTTTTGAGCTCTACGGGAACCCTGTTAAGGCCCTCGGCAGGCTAAAGCCTTAGCCTCAGGGATTAATTAAATACAGGATAATTGACGATTGGCCTGGCACAGAGATTTTAACGCGGAAACACTTGTATGGAACTTTTATCTTATTCTTATGTCAtaatttttaccaaaaaaaataaatcagattTGTCAACTTTTCTTGTAGCACAACGACATCGCACTGCTGACGTTGGAGTCGCCAGTTAACTTCACAAATACCATTTCCCCTGTTTGTCTGCCGTCAATTCACTTGGCTGACCAATACGCGTACAGAGATGCAGTTACGATCGGATGGGGAGTACCAGTCAAAAGTATAAATTTCAactcaaataaattttgaattcaataaaaatcttcaatttgattctagatgggacccaacCAAACGTCTAGCAACAAGTGACtattcaaatcatttccaaCAATGAATGCAGCAGTACATCGGTGGAATAACTGACCAAATGCTCTGAGCAGGTTATCCAGGAAAAGGCACTCGCAGTGTaagaacctttttttaaaaataagaaattaaagaaaagatattttaaattgCTCGACAACTATTAATAGGGCGATAGTGGAGGTCCATTATTTGTCCAACCAGCTCCGGGTGAAAAGTGGATCCAGCTAGGTTGGCATCGTTAGTTGGGGTGTAGGTATATGTTCAATAACTTGggttaatttgaatttctcaacatttattttttgcccTGTCTAACCACGCAGGATGTGCGGAGCCGGAATTTCCAGGAGTTTACACCAGGATCAATCAACGAACACGCTGCTGTTGAAGGACCGCCGTAACTTCATTCATATACTTTTAGTTCTTGTGTTTGGGGAGTGTTCAATCACAATTTTGTTATAGCACACCTagaacatttgatttttttgtaattattattttatatttcttttgggttgaTTGGGTCGATGAGAAAACGAATACAGTGATATTGTGTGCTGGATAACATATTAGACATAGAAACAGGTAAGGTCGGCCCAGGTGGTGAACGAGATCGCCCTCTGCGAGTACAGGGTTAAAAGCATGTGTTATCTTTTGTCTCGTCCATCGTCACACATGGTCACAATCAAAGGGATGAGgcgctttcttttttgttttatcaaattataAAGGCTGGATTGGTGTTGGTGTAACAGGACAGGACTAGGAGAGGAGGTAATTATTGGATGTTTCATCTCTCTTCTGACGAACATCTCCAGGTATAACAGGTAGTTATGCATGTATATAGGTTAATTACATTTGGTGCTTGAGGGCAACGTGATGAAACGACAAATACTTCTAAAAATATTGGGCAAAAGGTCAAAATTGAGAGGGGGGCAAGGAAGGGATTCAAGTTCCAGAACGGCCGTGGATTTTCGTGTGTTAAGGAACTTTTTTCGTAAATTCTATTAGTATGAAAAATTGCCGACGAACTAACCAAAGAAATCATGTCATTATTTCAATTAGGTCTTGCACGCGGTACGGAATTTTCCTCTTGTTATTTTCTAAATCcgcaaataaattttaaatgtgtttttaatgCTAATAAAACGAAACATTTGTCTGGTTTTTATGATTCCAGTTTAATTCAGGGGCGTGTCAAAACTGTGGAGCGGTTGAAAACCAAAAGCGATTTGATTAATTTCGTATTGTTTTCATCCCGAACGATATTCTACGGTctacagagagagaaaactccGATTCCGTGTGCAGCCTTAATTCGCAATCGTCAATACTATTCGACTCCAATTCAGACTTCTTGTAAATATTGAGTTGGGCAGGatcctgttttattttcaccaTTGCGAACGGTGACCATCCCGTTCAGCTCTTCTCCAATTTGTATCACAATCTGccgttgaaaaaagaaattggcgaCAATGAATATTTCAAGgattttatattcaaattattGTGTACCTGATCCCGTAGTAATTTAGTGAGACGATTCGGATCGGAATCGGTCCCGTCGTCGTTGCCTCCGAGTTGCAAGTTGTGCGTCACCTGCAGGGGTTTCTCGTTGGGTGCCAATTTGGCCACGTACTTTGAAGGGAAAAAGCCAATCTGTCCCAAACATTTGCCCCGCCACCAGTCCGGGTCGCTGGCATCGATCACTGTCACTTTGTAGCCAGCCCTTAATacgttttgttattttcgccAGCCGCAATCACCAAATGTCAACGAATCCATAATTCggttagtttttatttttttattattatcatccaGTCTTTAATGATGTATATAAACTACGAGTGAAAACTACGTACTTGAGATCGAGTTCGTCAGCTTCTCTGCCTTTAAAGTTGAAGAGGACCACGTAGAGGTTAGTGGGCAAGAGCCTCTGCGCCTTCTGTCGGCGAACCGGttagggaaaaaagaaaacagataaaagaaaaacgtttttatcgacattatttaaaaaaaaataaagattttgaaataataaaaatggggCGTACGGGCGACGGACAGGGAGAAGCGCTGGCCGAGCTCTGCGATTTCTCATTTTCGTCCGGCAACTCGACCGAGTTCATCCGGATGTTTCTGGCGCTGAGCAGCAAACGTCGATTGTGATGCACGGGACTTGAAGGAGCTGTGCGTTACAAGGAAGAGACAAAgacaaagtttcaaacacaCATCCCCCCAGCAGTTTTTccatcttgtttgttttcaaaatatttagctctacgaaaaaaaagtccaactCTGCAGATTTATAGAGCTAGAACTCGCTCGTATGTAACTTTTTGCATTTATGTGATAACCCAGCTTTTCTGCAAAATCTATAGAAAACACAGAAACAcaccacaaaaaaagaagcaaactgtgaaaaagtgaaaaagtagagcgcagagagagagagagagagcccagAGCGGAATCAAGAGATCAAATAAAGAGCCCAAGAGTCAAAAGCCAAGAACcagtatagcagcagcagcagcaattgcAGCGATGGTAGTATAACATGCTCGAATTAGAAAGAGAGATGTATGACGAAGACAAAGAGACTTGATGTAGTACAAGTGAGTTTTCATGCAgcgcgtttttcttttttttttgggctaAAAAATCGATAACGCAGTTAAAATGAGAGTGATGAAAGATTTCTGGTCTAATATAGTCAGAGTAGAGTAGAGTAGAGAGCGAAAATTCGTGAGTGTTGATAAGAAAGCCGGCAATAACAAGCAGCAGAGCATTAACGACATTTGtatccaagaagaaaaaaggggggctcGTCGTGTGCGTGTGTATAGCCAAGAGCAGAGCTGTAAGAAAGCGATTTCGAGGTAAAGAGAATAAATAGAGATGACAAAACAAGAACTTGAGCTGAGTTGATGGGATTGAATGCATGTCCATCAAATAGATGTACAGAGAGAGTGTAGTAATAATATGAAAAGCAGGCTTGCCCCCGGTTCGAGTGGAGCATTAAGATGACCCGTTGGCAAGACCATCCCCATAACAAACACACAGATGACACACAAGtatagaaacaaaagacagaatcccccagcagcagcagcagcacctacACAAACACAATGAGCAGGCGCGCACTCGTTGgcacaaaacacacaagaagaagaaagacacgTCATATCGACGGTGTGTGTCTATATCGATCAAGACCAAGCGAGCGGCACTGTGTGTTATATCAAAGCGATCAAGTTGACGCCCCCAATCGTTGACAGAACCCGATTCATGCAATGCTGAATTGATTGAACTTATCGCCCGTTTGTCTTCTCACCCCCCGGACATAatgaatccttttttttaacgagatGCGAAATTTACATTGGCAGTAGAATGAGGCCTGGCTGTTGTGGGCGCTGTTGCTGTTGAGCGttccgctgctgctggtcgtcgtcgtcgtggccGCGTTCGGGTTGGACGAGCGGTGGTGGGTGAGACGGTGGTGGCCGTTGGGCGGACCGCATCCGTGCGAGTGGCCAGATCCGACGCTCATGCTTCCGTGATGATGAAAGTGCTCGCCCGATTCGTCCAGCGAGAAACTCTTCATCCGCAGATTGAGCTTCTGATGACGCCGCGGGCTGTGCGGCGCTGTGAGAACCAGAAAACGGCAATCGACGTTGGATGGCCACATGGGATGGAGAGAGATGGATGGACCCAATCAGAGCACAACAAGACGCAAAGGGCAGCAGCGGACGGTTCGATATTACACACGCGCTACACCATTTAGTTTTTCTCTAGTACATCAATAAcaatgttttgtgtgtgtgtatgttgcGGCGGAATATGGATGGATCGGGAGgggattttcgatttttacaCAACCGTCGGTTCTTCTCAATCAAAGCCAAGATTCCGatcccccctccaaaaaaagttgataGCACACTAAGACTCTGCTGTAGAGGATGAGAGCTCTCACTTGTGCATCACTTCACTACGGGCCAGACTATATAGTATACCATGCATCCGCAAACACTCCAATTTGATTGGAGAACTCCAAGGCGTTATCTTCTCATCGTTCCGCAATTTCCAAAGTCAACTCGAAAgcgtactactactacgttATATACACGATGACCTTTATTTcgtttggatttttatttccagaGTTTCCAGGGCTTGTAAGTTGGCCTTTGAAACTTTCTAGCAAATGTGTCTAAAAGCTAATACAAACTGACGCCGTCTAATTATCCTGTTGGGTGCCTTTGCTATGGATGATGTGTGTCGCGCCATACCGCGggcggaagaagaaacctCCGATTTCGGCCCATCCAGCAAAGACACCCGTCCAACGGTTGTTGGCCACAGAATGTCAACCAGCATCAAAGGGATGGGTTGGAAAGCAACGTCACTGTGCCAGCAAAATCAACTCCCTGAACTTTTACCCAATTCCCAAATCGATCAAAGCTCATACAACATGTAGCAGCTAGACTTCGTCTCCACTTACCTATGGCGAAAAACCACATAACAGTTCCTtcgatttctttccttttttgaatagGCCAGTACTACCCCGCCCATTGTCTGCGTCTAGTCAAAGTCGCCTGTTGGTTTTTAAGGCCACCACCCGAGGACAGTCTGCGAAGAGAATCGTGTGTCGCATTGTGTAATGGCGTCGACTGAGTGTATGTATACATATCTTCTTGGCGCATCCCCCCGGGGTGGCACTCTAGCACCAGGACCACCAGCCATATCTCGTCGTCTGACTTGATGGATAGAACGGGCACGGCCCGGCCCTCAAACGCTCTCTCTTTGACTACATGGCGCGCGCCCGTAATATAATAGGGCTGCAGCGGATGTAGTATATAATGCGGTTCGGCAAATACACACATCTCAATGATGAAAATGGATAGAGTTGGTGCCGAGAGAAACGAACCGAGCGGCTAATACTACACAGACTCTCGGATACGACGCCATTTCCCTGTGTACATATTTACCTGAACtcgacgaaagaaaagaggaagaaggatCTCCGACGCTGAGTGAATTCGGGTTGGCTCTCCTTGACGAGGCCcccgcagccgccgccgccgtttgCTGCAGTTGAGTGGATGACGTGGTAATCCGCATGACACTCGCGGAGCCCGTCCGGTTGATTGCCCCTGTACTGCTGCCAAGTGACTGATCGCTGGCCGAGATATTCTGTTGCGGCTGCTGATCCAGCGATGATGAGGGCAacggctgttgctgctgctgctgggttcGTCGGCCGGAGACGTTGCCCGAGCTGGACGAAACTGCCATTTCGCTGGCCTGTTTCAACACGATGTACGTCTGGTCGATTTCCTCCCGGCCGAAATTGAGCGGTCCATCATCACCGACCATCGTCTCCTCGTCCGCCGCCGCCTGCATTTGCTGCTGGACTTGCTGGAACTGGTACTGCGGATCGTAATTGGCCGACATGATCCGCTGCGACGCCGACGTCTCCAGCTCCGAGCTGGATTTCTGCCGGCGCAGCAGCCGCGATTTCGGCAGACAACGGCCCACTCCCGACTTGCAATCGGCGTGGACGTTGATTTTGCACAGGCGACACTTCCATCCTTGACGCGAATGCCCTAGTTAAATATCGACACGCGATCCAATTAATTCTCATTGtcataaaacaaaatcatttcgaTAAGCATGCGCTTCCATCACCAATTGTTTAATGAACTGTCATCATCATAATAGAGCCTAAAGAGTTCAATCATAAAAGAGATAGGTCACATGTCGTTTTCGATTGTGGGCCAATGTAGGTCACAGATCgctctgtgtgtgtcggcGACCGAACATATCAGATATTTGTTCTCTGCTAGACAAGAGGCAAAAGTTCAACCAGGCAGCATGTGAAGACGTTAGTTCTCAACATGGCCCGTTTGTCTCATTCTATCGACCGGTGCGGTGCAAGGTGCGCAGTGCCGATTTTGTCACGGCGACGCGGTTGCACACTATCTCTCGAATCAACCAAGTTGTCCTATACGGAGTCTGGATAGACCGCAGTTATTCTACACATTAGATTGTGTGTTAAATGACCTTTTCCCTCCGCACCGGTGGATGGATCTATACCAAGTTTCCCCTGctcatttgtgtgtgtatacctcTTAGAACTTGGGAGCAGACATCGCACGGCGTAATCTTTTTGTAGGTGTTCTCCTGGAATACGTGACGTTGGCCTTCTTGATTCTGCATTAGATGATGGTGTTGAAGCAGGTCCGATGACGACATGGTCGAATGGAAAGCTCCCGACACTCCCGCCGCAACGGTGGCCGACACATTTGAGCTCCGCTGTTCTCGTCTCTCTGATTTGCTGCTAGACGAACTGGGGCTCTTCctggaaaaattttgaataatgaaaataatcccGTCAACTTCAAAAGGCGCCCGCATTATAATACCAAATGACTATTCATATCCTTTTTAACAAACTATACGAAAAAGTTTCAGTTATTTCTCTATGATCAACACTTAAAAGGGAAATCAGGAGCTATTCTTTCCAATTTAAACAAGCCAAAACGTTGGAAACGACGACCAATTTGCAACTGATATtatagccaaaaaaaaaagaataaatcttTCGTATATAGTAAATTAGAATGCGCAGAATGGTGATGTCGGAAGGCTTTTATACCTGAGGGCAATCACGGCCATGACTGCCTGATAGAGTCGAGATCCTCTGTTGACGTGCGACGCgattggttgttgttttcgttgGGTTTCGTCCAagtcaaaagttaaaaaaaagaggaaataaataaaagaaaacataataGTGCGAAGCAGTtgtgtaaataaaaatgagataCAATTTACCGGCTTGAATATAAGCTGTCATAGCATCTtataatcaaaacattttgaggcccaaatgaaaaatgatggaaatccaattaaaattaaaaagggaaTAAGATGTGTGCACAATAATTATGACGTAATTACTGTTCGGGTGTGGTTGATCGGTTGTTGGCGAGAGGTGGACTCGATCCGGTGGCGGCCGACGAAGAACCCGACACGGCCATGTTGTGCGAGGACGAACTGTTGGTCAGCGTCCTGAATGCCTTCATCCACTTGGTCTTCATTCCGGGTCCACCGCTTCCGCCACTTCCGCTTCCGCCTGCCATCAAGTTAAACTTGCTGCCTCGATTGCTGCCGAGTTGTTGCAGTGACTGATGGGAGCCGCCGGAAGCCGCCGCCACTTCTGCCATGACCATTTCAGCCTTGGATCCGTACAAGTCCCGCTAAATTCCGCcaccacacacaaaagaacaaaggaggaattcaaatgaagaTCTCAATCACTCAATCACAGATGGAAAGATCACAGCGAGAAAGAAGCTCATTTTCATCAACTACTACAGAACTCCGGTACAAGCAACGACGTTAAGGTAACATTAGAGAGCAAAAGACCTTTTTTAAACCGCACCCTCATTCGGATGAAATACCCAGAAAGATCGTGATAATGACGCATTCATAGGCCTATATTCGTGTTcgcaaatgaataattttccaCAACGGCAAGCGATTTTAGTGCGGAAGCTCCTCCCGCgtgaaaataggaaagaaaatcgATTGAACTCTAATATACAGTGAAAAGCCTCGTatggattttcttcttcttttctattgaaTCAAGCGGCGGCGCCGTGAATGTGTATGCGCTTGATTGAATATAATAACACATTCCCCCCATTTCCAGATTAACcgccaatttcaaaaagataatATTTACGCAACTTTATTGCTCCACGCACGTCTGCATCACGCGCAGACCTATTAGTTTTTCCTGCACGGCCTAGACACGACTAGATATAACGTTTCTTGTATATATAAATTCAAAGCACGTAGCCCGCGACTCCCATCGTGTCTCTATTGGCTGTTCCGAGTTTAATGTTACCGTATTAAACTAAACTGTCAACCCGTCTGCCGTCAACATTCAAAATATGCGATTTATGTGGAAATAACGAGCCCAtcttgaaattcttttccgtttccccgaaaaaacaatagaaacgACGATCGTTGTGCTTTTATTGATTATTGCTGTTTTATaaaagaattgtttgattttttttgggtatATACCTGAGCTTTGACGGCGGCAAGGTGGAGCTGGGCCATTCGCCATTCCAACTTCTTGGCGCAGATCTCTTCTTGCAGTTCGCTGGCTTTGTTGTACGAGTTGGATTCCAAACTTCTGTTAACACAATGAAATAGACTAAATATAGTTTGCAAGCCAGCATTGTGAAGATAACCGTAATATAGTCGTCTTATATAATTGGCAACTCGGTTGGAAGCAGTAAAGTAATGCCTCATAAGCCGAGTTGCTTTTCTAGACATAtaaatatagatatatatactgcGGGGGGTTCATCGCGAACACAATGGCGCGGGATAAGCCCGGCAGGTAACACGTACAGAGAGGTAGCGCGCAGGCTATacaagaaattgaatattaCAATTGAGCTCGAGATTTTATTTATGACTGGTGGCagataatttgaaaatactgCGTGTTCCTCCTATACACAATAAAAGCCAATACAACCGAAAAGTCTGATGAGGACTACAGCCTCGGCATTGATAATTGCTGCGTGCCGGTATATTGCCTAGCTGCGACACACACAGCCCTGTGCTCTTGTGGTGAAACGCCTCGTGCGCTTCTTTTAGTATTCCGACATCGATCAGATTCTCTACTCCATCTTTTATCCGGCTGTACATCTACGACGTGTAGCCTACGCGATGGATAGAGCACGTAGACAATGTCGCACACTGCACGCAATTTCACgataatcaataataaaaggtACGCTCATCTATGAATAACAGGTACTACAGGAGAGAGCGGACGAGGGATTGCTGGAGAGCGCCAGCCAATCTTCCTGCTGCTGAATACATTAT
Protein-coding sequences here:
- the LOC124196209 gene encoding uncharacterized protein LOC124196209 isoform X3; translation: MYAKTNNQVQSGSSEAVADDHLPLFDFHRAHPLTDEPTLARLDPYQQQQIYPPAPNQHHPQHHPVYLAPSSNIQQNLQQHRSSFSSTSNGTSSIQQQQQQQHGSTQRLDFRNLLLAPPAAARNARDGRGSVSAPATPVDDSGSGGGGGSLVIAASTVVTAAVPLNFNVSSSSSSSTSNSGSKNNSGLGKFMMKKVNSYSSGAAMAGSAPPDCVLRDLIHPAHADALKAHSALAMKLLKTVSDFTQQLATIEEQHGEQLQQLVETFRIRNAELRKERPNGNYGIFQVWETLLQEVEVDSAVVADIANCLNRQVSRPMTDGTFHRKLEARKIFQHREQLENALEKASQQLDKSYQLYDEAYQQHLAAPNTLTLAAYVELHNNYVQDVHAANAMADQFHNVILPQLIQELESVYVDLSKTMTNTIQQGCEAMSERAEGSSSKRYNALANQCRAVNPSTDLATFVRSVVGGSGSGPGGGGGSVLTIPSSFNKFTFIPPRNPPPGSVSCSQHDIQDASLVLKDELVFDRLAGFSLRTKYDSLKKDTAEVEAHVRQLNECMESLTRLQQRSLESNSYNKASELQEEICAKKLEWRMAQLHLAAVKAQRDLYGSKAEMVMAEVAAASGGSHQSLQQLGSNRGSKFNLMAGGSGSGGSGGPGMKTKWMKAFRTLTNSSSSHNMAVSGSSSAATGSSPPLANNRSTTPEQGSRLYQAVMAVIALRKSPSSSSSKSERREQRSSNVSATVAAGVSGAFHSTMSSSDLLQHHHLMQNQEGQRHVFQENTYKKITPCDVCSQVLRGHSRQGWKCRLCKINVHADCKSGVGRCLPKSRLLRRQKSSSELETSASQRIMSANYDPQYQFQQVQQQMQAAADEETMVGDDGPLNFGREEIDQTYIVLKQASEMAVSSSSGNVSGRRTQQQQQQPLPSSSLDQQPQQNISASDQSLGSSTGAINRTGSASVMRITTSSTQLQQTAAAAAGASSRRANPNSLSVGDPSSSFLSSSSAPHSPRRHQKLNLRMKSFSLDESGEHFHHHGSMSVGSGHSHGCGPPNGHHRLTHHRSSNPNAATTTTTSSSGTLNSNSAHNSQASFYCQSPSSPVHHNRRLLLSARNIRMNSVELPDENEKSQSSASASPCPSPKAQRLLPTNLYVVLFNFKGREADELDLKAGYKVTVIDASDPDWWRGKCLGQIGFFPSKYVAKLAPNEKPLQVTHNLQLGGNDDGTDSDPNRLTKLLRDQIVIQIGEELNGMVTVRNGENKTGSCPTQYLQEV
- the LOC124196209 gene encoding uncharacterized protein LOC124196209 isoform X1, with product MYAKTNNQVQSGSSEAVADDHLPLFDFHRAHPLTDEPTLARLDPYQQQQIYPPAPNQHHPQHHPVYLAPSSNIQQNLQQHRSSFSSTSNGTSSIQQQQQQQHGSTQRLDFRNLLLAPPAAARNARDGRGSVSAPATPVDDSGSGGGGGSLVIAASTVVTAAVPLNFNVSSSSSSSTSNSGSKNNSGLGKFMMKKVNSYSSGAAMAGSAPPDCVLRDLIHPAHADALKAHSALAMKLLKTVSDFTQQLATIEEQHGEQLQQLVETFRIRNAELRKERPNGNYGIFQVWETLLQEVEVDSAVVADIANCLNRQVSRPMTDGTFHRKLEARKIFQHREQLENALEKASQQLDKSYQLYDEAYQQHLAAPNTLTLAAYVELHNNYVQDVHAANAMADQFHNVILPQLIQELESVYVDLSKTMTNTIQQGCEAMSERAEGSSSKRYNALANQCRAVNPSTDLATFVRSVVGGSGSGPGGGGGSVLTIPSSFNKFTFIPPRNPPPGSVSCSQHDIQDASLVLKDELVFDRLAGFSLRTKYDSLKKDTAEVEAHVRQLNECMESLTRLQQRSLESNSYNKASELQEEICAKKLEWRMAQLHLAAVKAQRDLYGSKAEMVMAEVAAASGGSHQSLQQLGSNRGSKFNLMAGGSGSGGSGGPGMKTKWMKAFRTLTNSSSSHNMAVSGSSSAATGSSPPLANNRSTTPEQCYDSLYSSRGSRLYQAVMAVIALRKSPSSSSSKSERREQRSSNVSATVAAGVSGAFHSTMSSSDLLQHHHLMQNQEGQRHVFQENTYKKITPCDVCSQVLRGHSRQGWKCRLCKINVHADCKSGVGRCLPKSRLLRRQKSSSELETSASQRIMSANYDPQYQFQQVQQQMQAAADEETMVGDDGPLNFGREEIDQTYIVLKQASEMAVSSSSGNVSGRRTQQQQQQPLPSSSLDQQPQQNISASDQSLGSSTGAINRTGSASVMRITTSSTQLQQTAAAAAGASSRRANPNSLSVGDPSSSFLSSSSAPHSPRRHQKLNLRMKSFSLDESGEHFHHHGSMSVGSGHSHGCGPPNGHHRLTHHRSSNPNAATTTTTSSSGTLNSNSAHNSQASFYCQSPSSPVHHNRRLLLSARNIRMNSVELPDENEKSQSSASASPCPSPKAQRLLPTNLYVVLFNFKGREADELDLKAGYKVTVIDASDPDWWRGKCLGQIGFFPSKYVAKLAPNEKPLQVTHNLQLGGNDDGTDSDPNRLTKLLRDQIVIQIGEELNGMVTVRNGENKTGSCPTQYLQEV